The genome window GCTGGGCGCGTCACCGCCGGGGCCACCGGTTATCCGCGCGGGAGCTCCACCGGCGGCCCCGTCACCGGCCCGGTCGGACGCACCGTCAGGCGTTCAGCTCCGCCCTGTCGCCCATCACCACGACCGGGTGCTGCTTCGGATCGAGGGTGCGCAGCAGGTACCGCATCGCCGACTCGGACACGCTCACGCACGCCGATGTGCCGCTGCCGTGGTCCATGTGCAGCCAGATGTCGCCGCCCTTCGACTGGCCCAGCGGCCGGGTCGGGTCATCGGGTGGAGTGCCCCTGACCCGGTTGTAGTCGATGGCGATGACGTAGTCGAAGTCGTGCCAGTAGGACTTGCTCCAGGTGCGGGGCGCCTGGAACGACGCGGACTCGGTGTACGGCAGCTCGGCTCCCGGGTCGTCGAGCACTCCGCCCGCGTCGCTCAGCGTGAACACGCCGACCGGGCTGCGCTGGTCGCCCTCGTGATGGTCGGTCGTCCAGCCCTTTCTCCCGTTGTGGGCCGCCCAGGAACGTTCCTGCTTCCAGGTGGAGCCGTGCTTGGTGAAGAGCGCGACGGTCGAGTCGGGCGAGTTGCGGTCCGCGCCGTAGACGGCGACCACCTGGCGGG of Streptomyces cynarae contains these proteins:
- a CDS encoding L,D-transpeptidase family protein — translated: MRKGGAIRAVVVGVCGVLTMSLAACGSSDHRRASAARGRADRASWKKTDMTRIPGIGDRLWQRVPADSRQVVAVYGADRNSPDSTVALFTKHGSTWKQERSWAAHNGRKGWTTDHHEGDQRSPVGVFTLSDAGGVLDDPGAELPYTESASFQAPRTWSKSYWHDFDYVIAIDYNRVRGTPPDDPTRPLGQSKGGDIWLHMDHGSGTSACVSVSESAMRYLLRTLDPKQHPVVVMGDRAELNA